A single Saccharomyces paradoxus chromosome II, complete sequence DNA region contains:
- the HAP3 gene encoding Hap3p (Subunit of the Hap2p/3p/4p/5p CCAAT-binding complex~similar to YBL021C), with the protein MNTNESEHVSTSPEDTQENGGNASSSGSLQQISTLREQDRWLPINNVARLMKNTLPPSAKVSKDAKECMQECVSELISFVTSEASDRCAADKRKTINGEDILISLHALGFENYAEVLKIYLAKYRQQQALKNQLMYEQEDEEVP; encoded by the coding sequence ATGAACACCAACGAGTCTGAACATGTTAGCACAAGCCCAGAGGATACTCAGGAGAACGGTGGGAACGCTAGCTCCAGCGGCAGCCTGCAACAGATTTCCACATTAAGAGAGCAGGATAGATGGCTGCCTATCAACAACGTAGCGCGACTCATGAAAAATACGCTCCCACCGAGTGCTAAGGTATCGAAAGATGCCAAAGAATGCATGCAGGAGTGCGTCAGTGAGCTCATTTCCTTTGTGACCAGCGAGGCAAGCGATCGATGCGCTGCagacaaaagaaagacGATAAACGGGGAAGACATCCTGATATCATTGCACGCCTTAGGATTCGAGAACTATGCAGAGGTATTGAAGATCTACTTGGCCAAATACAGGCAACAACAGGCGCTGAAGAACCAACTGATGTACGAGCAGGAAGACGAAGAGGTGCCTTAA
- the PIM1 gene encoding ATP-dependent Lon protease PIM1 (ATP-dependent Lon protease~similar to YBL022C), protein MLRTRTAKTLGTVARTTRAIQYYRSIAKTAALPQKRLASTLNVHDVENIKPNYITKTPTWQEFQHQLKNPRYMEQLTQLDEQFAWHFQATNHNKSILAKDDSTSQKKDEDVKIVPEEKDNDKDIEPTRDDETINKNQESEVSKNSKSSASGGGQSSSSRSDSGDGSSKQKPPKDVPEVYPQMLALPIARRPLFPGFYKAVVISDERVMKAIKEMLDRQQPYIGAFMLKNSEEDTDVITDKNDVYDVGVLAQITSAFPSKDEKTGTETMTALLYPHRRIKIDELFPPNEEKEKSKDQVKETDIETTVVENAEITEDQESASSTTPKLEDIVVERIPNSELQQHKRVEPTEEEPDELDDVQEGEDVNPTEFLKNYNVSLVNVLNLEDEPFDRKSPVINALTSEILKVFKEISQLNTMFREQIATFSASIQSATTNIFEEPARLADFAAAVSAGEEDELQDILSSLNIEHRLEKSLLVLKKELMNAELQNKISKDVETKIQKRQREYYLMEQLKGIKRELGIDDGRDKLIDTYKERVKLLKLPDSVQKIFDDEITKLSTLETSMSEFGVIRNYLDWLTSIPWGKHSKEQYSIPRAKKILDEDHYGMVDVKDRILEFIAVGKLLGKVDGKIICFVGPPGVGKTSIGKSIARALNRKFFRFSVGGMTDVAEIKGHRRTYIGALPGRVVQALKKCQTQNPLILIDEIDKIGHGGIHGDPSAALLEVLDPEQNNSFLDNYLDIPIDLSKVLFVCTANSLETIPRPLLDRMEVIELTGYVAEDKVKIAEQYLVPSAKKSAGLENSHVDMTEDAITALMKYYCRESGVRNLKKHIEKIYRKAALKVVKELSIEDSPTSSADSKSKESVSSEEKVDSNAKSSSEKSKNNDLEKTSDDIEALKTSEKINVSISQKNLKDYVGPPVYTTDRLYETTPPGVVMGLAWTNMGGCSLYVESVLEQPLHNCKHPTFERTGQLGDVMKESSRLAYSFAKMYLAQKFPENRFFEKASIHLHCPEGATPKDGPSAGVTMATSFLSLALNKSIDPTVAMTGELTLTGKVLRIGGLREKAVAAKRSGAKTIIFPKDNLNDWEELPDNVKEGLEPLAADWYNDIFQKLFKDVNTKQGNSVWKAEFEILDAKKEKD, encoded by the coding sequence ATGCTAAGAACAAGAACCGCAAAGACCCTTGGCACAGTGGCAAGAACCACGAGAGCCATCCAGTATTACCGCTCTATTGCTAAGACCGCTGCACTCCCTCAAAAAAGGTTGGCATCGACCTTGAACGTGCATGACGTAGAGAATATCAAACCTAATTACATTACTAAGACCCCAACATGGCAAGAGTTCCAAcatcaattgaaaaatccaagATACATGGAACAACTTACACAACTTGATGAACAGTTTGCTTGGCATTTCCAGGCTACGAATCATAACAAAAGCATTCTGGCAAAGGATGACAGTACGTCTCAGAAAAAGGACGAAGATGTCAAGATAGTACCAGAAGAGAAAGATAACGATAAGGATATTGAGCCCACGCGTGATGATGAAACGATCAATAAGAATCAGGAAAGTGAAGTTTCTAAAAACTCCAAAAGCTCCGCTTCTGGAGGTGGACAGTCATCATCCAGTCGATCGGATTCTGGAGATGGAAGTTCGAAACAGAAACCACCAAAGGATGTACCAGAAGTATACCCGCAGATGCTAGCATTGCCAATAGCCAGACGGCCCTTATTTCCAGGATTCTACAAGGCGGTTGTGATATCGGACGAGAGAGTTATGAAGGCAATCAAGGAAATGTTAGACCGTCAGCAACCCTACATTGGTGCCTTCATGTTGAAGAACTCAGAAGAAGATACTGACGTGATCACAGATAAAAATGATGTGTACGATGTTGGTGTTTTAGCTCAAATAACTAGCGCTTTTCCGAGCAAAGACGAAAAGACAGGCACTGAAACAATGACTGCTCTTTTATATCCTCACAGAAGgataaaaattgatgaattatttCCACCAAAcgaggaaaaggaaaagtcGAAAGATCAAGTAAAGGAAACGGATATTGAAACAACCGTCGTTGAAAACGCTGAGATCACAGAGGATCAGGAAAGCGCTAGCTCTACCACACCCAAGTTGGAAGATATTGTGGTGGAGAGGATACCAAATTCCGAATTGCAACAACATAAGAGAGTAGAACCCACTGAAGAAGAGCCTGACGAATTAGATGACGTTCAAGAAGGTGAAGATGTTAACCCCAcagaatttttaaaaaattacaatGTTTCTCTTGTCAATGTATTGaatttggaagatgaaCCGTTCGATAGAAAGTCACCCGTCATTAATGCGCTAACATCTGAAATCCTGAAGgtattcaaagaaatttctcAATTGAACACCATGTTCAGAGAACAAATTGCGACTTTTTCAGCTTCGATTCAATCAGCCACCACGAACATTTTCGAGGAACCAGCTAGATTGGCAGATTTTGCTGCCGCTGTTTCTGCCGGCGAAGAAGACGAATTACAAGATATATTGTCGTCCTTAAACATTGAACACAGGTTGGAAAAATCGCTACTGGTCCTTAAGAAAGAACTGATGAATGCAGAATTACAGAATAAAATCTCCAAAGATGTAGAGACAAAGATTCAAAAGAGACAAAGAGAATACTATTTGATGGAGCAGTTAAAGGGTATCAAAAGAGAATTAGGTATTGACGATGGCCGTGACAAATTAATCGATACTTATAAAGAAAGAGTGAAGTTATTAAAATTACCTGACAGCGTTCAGAAAATCTTCGATGATGAAATAACTAAACTAAGTACTTTGGAGACTTCTATGTCTGAGTTTGGTGTCATCAGAAACTATTTGGATTGGTTAACATCGATCCCATGGGGGAAACATTCCAAAGAACAGTATTCTATCCCgagagcaaaaaaaattttagatGAGGACCATTATGGTATGGTAGATGTTAAAGATCGTATTTTGGAGTTTATTGCCGTCGGAAAACTATTAGGTAAAGTCGATGGTAAAATTATATGTTTCGTGGGACCACCAGGTGTTGGTAAAACTTCCATAGGTAAGTCGATCGCCAGAGCCCTTAATAGGAAATTCTTCCGGTTTTCTGTAGGTGGTATGACGGATGTGGCTGAAATCAAAGGCCATAGGAGAACATATATTGGTGCCTTACCTGGTAGAGTAGTTCAAGCATTAAAGAAGTGTCAAACCCAAAATCCTCTGATTTTGATAGATGAAATCGATAAGATTGGGCACGGCGGTATTCATGGTGATCCATCCGCAGCATTATTAGAAGTACTGGACCCTGAACAAAACAACAGCTTCTTGGATAACTACTTGGATATTCCAATAGATTTATCGAAAGTGCTCTTTGTCTGCACCGCCAACTCCTTAGAAACTATTCCAAGACCTTTGCTGGATCGTATGGAAGTTATTGAGTTGACAGGGTATGTTGCTGAAGATAAGGTTAAGATTGCCGAGCAGTATTTGGTCCCGAGTGCTAAGAAAAGTGCTGGTTTAGAGAACTCTCATGTCGATATGACAGAAGATGCAATTACAGCGTTAATGAAGTACTACTGTAGAGAAAGTGGTGTAAGAAATCTGAAAAAACacatagaaaaaatttaccGTAAAGCTGCCCTGAAAGTGGTAAAAGAATTGAGTATTGAAGATTCCCCAACGTCATCAGCCGATAGCAAGTCTAAGGAAAGTGTCTCTTCCGAAGAAAAGGTAGACAGCAACGCCAAAAGCTCATCAGAGAAGAGTAAGAAcaatgatttggaaaagacAAGTGATGACATTGAAGCTTTGAAGACTTCTGAAAAGATCAATGTTTCCATATCccagaaaaatttaaaggaTTACGTTGGGCCTCCAGTCTACACCACAGATCGGTTATATGAAACAACTCCACCGGGGGTAGTTATGGGGTTGGCATGGACTAATATGGGAGGCTGCTCACTTTATGTCGAATCCGTCCTTGAACAGCCTTTGCACAACTGTAAGCACCCAACGTTTGAAAGGACCGGGCAACTGGGAGATGTTATGAAGGAATCATCAAGACTTGCTTATTCATTTGCTAAGATGTATCTAGCACAAAAATTCCCTGAAAacagattttttgaaaaagcgTCTATCCACCTGCATTGTCCTGAAGGTGCCACCCCTAAAGATGGTCCATCTGCAGGTGTCACTATGGCCACCTCCTTCCTATCCCTAGCATTGAATAAGTCGATTGATCCTACGGTTGCGATGACCGGTGAATTGACACTTACCGGTAAAGTTCTACGTATTGGTGGtttgagagaaaaagcTGTGGCCGCTAAAAGATCTGGTGCCAAAACTATCATTTTCCCTAAGGATAATTTAAATGATTGGGAGGAACTTCCAGACAACGTAAAGGAAGGGTTGGAGCCTTTGGCTGCTGATTGGTATAATGACATATTccaaaaattattcaaggATGTGAATACGAAACAAGGTAATTCAGTATGGAAGGCTGAGTTTGAAATCTTGGATgctaaaaaggaaaaagacTAA
- the RRN10 gene encoding Rrn10p (Protein involved in promoting high level transcription of rDNA~similar to YBL025W), translating into MDRNVYEACSNIIKEFGTHVVSADEVLAEKIDNAVPIPFKTREDVDADVEKDRNEGVFEGNIIPDIDLRVVHYYATQLCLNKYPHLINAFDETSLITLGLLIEKWVKDYLTSMETENDKQNKVIGKGPCEFISKHIDYRHAPGNI; encoded by the coding sequence ATGGATAGAAATGTTTATGAAGCTTGCAGCAATATAATAAAGGAATTTGGAACACATGTAGTGAGCGCCGATGAAGTACTCGcagaaaaaatagataATGCTGTTCCTATACCGTTCAAAACAAGGGAGGATGTAGATGCCGATGTAGAAAAGGATAGAAACGAAGGCGTGTTCGAAGGTAATATCATTCCCGATATCGACTTACGAGTGGTGCACTACTACGCTACGCAATTGTGCCTAAATAAGTATCCCCATTTGATTAACGCCTTTGATGAAACAAGCCTCATAACACTAGGTTTGCTCATCGAGAAATGGGTAAAAGATTATTTAACCAGCATGGAGACAGAAAATGACAAGCAAAATAAAGTAATCGGGAAGGGGCCCTGCGAATTCATATCAAAACATATTGATTATAGGCATGCGCCAGGTAATATCTGA
- the RPL19B gene encoding 60S ribosomal protein eL19 (Ribosomal 60S subunit protein L19B~similar to YBL027W), translating to MFVVLQAANLRTQKRLAASVVGVGKRKVWLDPNETSEIAQANSRNAIRKLVKNGTIVKKAVTVHSKSRTRAHAQSKREGRHSGYGKRKGTREARLPSQVVWIRRLRVLRRLLAKYRDAGKIDKHLYHVLYKESKGNAFKHKRALVEHIIQAKADAQREKALNEEAEARRLKNRAARDRRAQRVAEKRDALLKEDA from the exons ATGTTTGTTGTACTGCAAGC GGCTAACTTGCGTACTCAAAAGAGACTTGCCGCTTCTGTTGTCGGTGTTGGTAAGAGAAAGGTTTGGTTAGACCCAAACGAAACTTCTGAAATTGCCCAAGCCAACTCTAGAAATGCCATTAGAAAATTGGTCAAGAACGGAACCATCGTCAAGAAGGCCGTTACTGTCCACTCTAAATCCAGAACTAGAGCCCATGCTCAATCCAAGAGAGAAGGTCGTCACAGTGGTTACGGTAAGAGAAAGGGTACCAGAGAAGCTCGTTTGCCATCCCAAGTCGTCTGGATTAGAAGATTACGTGTCTTGAGAAGATTATTGGCCAAGTACCGTGACGCTGGTAAGATTGACAAGCATTTGTACCATGTTTTGTACAAGGAATCCAAGGGTAACGCCTTCAAGCACAAGAGAGCTTTGGTTGAACACATTATTCAAGCTAAGGCTGATGCTCAACGTGAAAAGGCTTTGAATGAAGAAGCTGAAGCTAGAAGATTGAAGAACAGAGCTGCTCGTGACAGAAGAGCTCAAAGAGTTGCTGAAAAGAGAGATGCTTTGCTAAAGGAAGACGCTTAA
- the NCL1 gene encoding tRNA (cytosine-C5-)-methyltransferase (S-adenosyl-L-methionine-dependent tRNA: m5C-methyltransferase~similar to YBL024W), with the protein MARRKNFKKGNKKTFGARDDSRAQKNWSELVKENEKWEKYYKTLALFPGDQWDEFKKICQAPLPLTFRITGSRKHAGEVLDLFKERHLPNLTNVEFEGEKIKAPVELPWYPDHLAWQLDVPKTVIRKNEQFAKTQRFLVVENAVGNISRQEAVSMIPPIVLEVKPHHTVLDMCAAPGSKTAQLIEALHKDTDEPSGFVVANDADARRSHMLVHQLKRLNSANLMVVNHDAQFFPRIRLHGNSNNKNDVLKFDRILCDVPCSGDGTMRKNVNVWKDWNTQAGLGLHTVQLNILNRGLHLLKNNGRLVYSTCSLNPIENEAVVAEALRKWGDKIRLVNCDDKLPGLIRSKGVSKWPVYDRNLAEKTKGDEGTLESFFPPSEEEASKFNLQNCMRVYPHQQNTGGFFITVFEKVEDNTDAVTEKLSSETPAVESEEPQAKKIKVEEFQKKERLPRDANEEPFVFVDPQHEALKVCWDFYGIDNIFDRNTCLVRNATGEPTRVVYTVCPALKDVIQANDDRLKIIYSGVKLFVSQRSDIECSWRIQSESLPIMKHHMKSNRIVEANLEMLKHLLIESFPNFDDIRSRNIDNDFVEKMTKLSSGCAFIDVSRNDPAKENLFLPVWKGNKCINLMVCKEDTHELLYRIFGIDANAKATPIPEEKEGETTKSPTETSTEISNEAPSAAN; encoded by the coding sequence ATGGCGAGGagaaagaatttcaaaaaagggAACAAAAAGACTTTTGGGGCTCGTGATGACTCAAGAGCTCAAAAAAACTGGTCTGAGCTagtaaaggaaaatgaaaaatgggaaaaataCTATAAGACTCTAGCCCTTTTTCCAGGAGATCAGTGGGAcgaatttaaaaaaatatgtcaGGCTCCGCTACCTCTAACTTTTAGAATTACAGGCTCCAGAAAGCATGCCGGTGAGGTCTTAGATTTATTCAAAGAAAGACATCTACCAAACTTGACTAATGTTGAATTTgaaggtgaaaaaattaaggcTCCTGTAGAATTACCTTGGTATCCAGACCATCTCGCTTGGCAGTTGGATGTCCCTAAGACGGTTATTAGAAAGAATGAACAATTCGCAAAAACTCAGAGATTCTTAGTTGTTGAAAATGCAGTTGGTAATATCTCAAGACAAGAAGCCGTCTCGATGATTCCTCCAATCGTTCTAGAGGTAAAACCTCATCACACTGTTTTGGATATGTGTGCTGCGCCTGGTTCCAAAACTGCTCAGCTAATCGAAGCCTTGCACAAGGACACAGACGAACCATCTGGTTTCGTTGTGGCTAACGATGCAGACGCTAGAAGATCCCATATGTTGGTTCACCAATTGAAGAGATTGAATAGTGCTAACTTGATGGTTGTCAATCATGACGCTCAATTTTTCCCACGTATTAGATTACATGGtaattcaaataataagaatgacgttttgaaatttgacAGAATCCTGTGTGACGTTCCATGTTCTGGTGATGGTACCATGAGGAAAAACGTTAATGTTTGGAAGGACTGGAACACGCAAGCAGGTCTTGGTTTGCATACTGTTCAGTTGAATATATTAAACAGAGGTTTGCATCTTCTAAAGAACAACGGTAGATTGGTTTACTCAACCTGTTCTTTAAATCCTATTGAAAATGAGGCTGTCGTTGCTGAGGCGTTAAGAAAGTGGGGTGACAAAATTAGATTAGTTAATTGTGATGATAAGCTTCCTGGCCTAATAAGATCCAAGGGTGTATCCAAATGGCCCGTTTATGATAGAAACTTGGCTGAGAAGACCAAAGGAGACGAAGGCACACTAGAAAGTTTCTTTCCACCGTCCGAAGAAGAGGCATCTAAATTCAATTTACAAAATTGTATGAGGGTTTATCCTCACCAACAAAATACAGGCGGATTTTTTATCACTGTTTTCGAAAAAGTTGAAGATAACACTGACGCGGTCACAGAGAAACTATCTTCAGAAACACCAGCCGTGGAATCTGAAGAACCtcaagcaaagaaaataaaggtGGAAGAATTCCAAAAGAAGGAAAGGTTACCACGTGATGCGAACGAAGAAccttttgttttcgttGACCCACAGCACGAAGCTTTAAAAGTTTGTTGGGATTTTTATGGCATCGATAATATTTTCGACAGAAATACTTGTTTAGTACGTAACGCCACTGGTGAACCAACGAGAGTGGTTTACACTGTGTGCCCAGCATTGAAGGACGTTATTCAAGCGAACGACGACAGGTTGAAGATTATTTATTCTGGTGTAAAATTGTTTGTCTCTCAAAGAAGTGATATCGAATGTTCATGGAGAATTCAAAGTGAATCATTGCCAATAATGAAACACCATATGAAATCCAATAGAATTGTTGAAGCTAACTTGGAAATGTTAAAACACTTGCTGATTGAATCATTCCCTAATTTTGATGACATTCGTTCAAGGAATATCGATAATGATTTTGTCGAAAAGATGACAAAATTAAGCTCTGGTTGTGCATTTATTGATGTATCAAGAAACGATCCTGCCAAAGAAAACTTATTCTTGCCTGTTTGGAAAGGCAACAAGTGCATTAATTTAATGGTCTGTAAGGAAGATACACATGAACTATTATACAGGATTTTTGGTATCGATGCGAATGCCAAGGCTACTCCAATtcctgaagaaaaggaaggaGAAACGACGAAATCTCCCACCGAAACTTCTACCGAAATCTCTAATGAAGCTCCTAGCGCTGCTAATTAA
- the MCM2 gene encoding MCM DNA helicase complex subunit MCM2 (Protein involved in DNA replication~similar to YBL023C) encodes MSDNRRRRREEDDSDSENELPPSSPQQQFRRGMNPVSSPIGSPDMINPEGDDNEVDDVPDIDEVEEQMNEVDLMGDNMYEDYAADQNRDRYDPNQVDDREQQELSLSERRRIDAQLNERDRLLRNVAYIDDEDEEQAGAAQLDEMGLPVQRRRRRRQYEDFENSDDDLLSDMDIDPLREELTLESLSNVKANSYSEWITQPNVSRTIARELKSFLLEYTDETGRSVYGARIRTLGEMNSESLEVNYRHLAESKAILALFLAKCPEEMLKIFDLVAMEATELHYPDYARIHSEIHVRISDFPTIYSLRELRESNLTSLVRVTGVVTRRTGVFPQLKYVKFNCLKCGSILGPFFQDSNEEIRISFCTNCKSKGPFRVNGEKTVYRNYQRVTLQEAPGTVPPGRLPRHREVILLADLVDVSKPGEEVEVTGIYKNNYDGNLNAKNGFPVFATIIEANSIKRREGNAANEGEEGLDVFGWTEEEEREFRKISRDRGIIDKIISSMAPSIYGHRDIKTAVACSLFGGVPKNVNGKHSIRGDINVLLLGDPGTAKSQILKYVEKTAHRAVFATGQGASAVGLTASVRKDPITKEWTLEGGALVLADKGVCLIDEFDKMNDQDRTSIHEAMEQQSISISKAGIVTTLQARCSIIAAANPNGGRYNSTLPLAQNVSLTEPILSRFDILCVVRDLVDEEADERLATFVVDSHVRSHPENDEDREGEELKNNDESAIEQGEHEINEQITARQRRLQRQRKKEEEISPIPQELLMKYIHYARTKIYPKLHQMDMDKVSRVYADLRRESISTGSFPITVRHLESILRIAESFAKMRLSEFVSSYDLDRAIKVVVDSFVDAQKVSVRRQLRRSFAIYTLGH; translated from the coding sequence ATGTCTGATAATAGGAGACGTAGACGTGAGGAAGATGATTCCGATTCAGAAAATGAGCTACCGCCATCCTCACCCCAGCAACAGTTTAGAAGGGGAATGAATCCAGTTTCATCGCCAATTGGTTCTCCAGATATGATTAACCCTGAAGGTGACGATAACGAAGTTGACGATGTGCCagatattgatgaagtgGAAGAACAAATGAACGAAGTGGATTTGATGGGCGATAATATGTATGAGGATTATGCGGCTGATCAGAATAGAGATAGGTATGATCCAAATCAAGTAGATGATAGGGAACAGCAAGAATTATCTTTAAGCGAACGTCGCCGTATTGATGCTCAGCTAAATGAAAGAGATAGACTATTGAGAAATGTTGCCTACATAGATGACGAGGATGAAGAACAAGCAGGTGCCGCGCAATTAGATGAAATGGGTCTTCCTGTGCAAAGACGAAGGAGGAGGAGGCAATATGAGGACTTTGAAAATAGCGATGACGATCTCTTAAGTGATATGGACATTGACCCATTGAGAGAGGAACTAACTTTAGAATCCTTAAGTAACGTTAAGGCTAACAGTTACTCGGAATGGATTACACAACCTAATGTTTCAAGAACTATTGCCAGAGAGTTGAAGTCATTTCTGCTAGAATATACAGACGAAACAGGTCGTTCTGTATACGGTGCACGTATTAGAACATTAGGTGAGATGAATTCTGAATCTTTGGAAGTTAATTATAGACACCTGGCGGAGTCCAAAGCCATCCTGGCACTGTTTTTAGCTAAATGCCCGGAAGAAATGTTAAAAATATTCGATCTAGTGGCCATGGAGGCAACTGAATTACATTATCCAGATTATGCCCGTATCCACTCCGAGATTCACGTAAGAATCTCAGATTTTCCGACAATATACAGTTTACGTGAATTGCGTGAATCTAATCTGACCTCTCTAGTACGTGTCACTGGGGTGGTGACAAGAAGAACAGGTGTCTTCCCTCAGTTGAAATACGTTAAATTCAATTGCTTGAAATGTGGCTCCATATTGggtccattttttcaagattcTAACGAAGAAATTAGAATCTCATTTTGCACAAATTGTAAATCAAAAGGCCCCTTTAGAGTTAATGGAGAAAAAACGGTGTACCGAAATTATCAAAGAGTTACGCTCCAGGAAGCTCCCGGAACCGTTCCCCCAGGTCGTTTGCCAAGGCACAGAGAAGTTATCTTATTGGCGGATTTGGTAGATGTATCCAAGCCAGGTGAAGAGGTAGAAGTTACCGGCATCTATAAAAACAACTACGATGGTAATTTGAATGCAAAGAACGGTTTTCCCGTTTTTGCCACAATTATTGAGGCTAATTCTATAAAGAGAAGGGAAGGTAATGCAGCTAACGAAGGTGAAGAAGGATTAGATGTTTTCGGTTGGactgaagaagaggaaCGTGAATTTAGAAAGATTTCTAGAGATCGTGGaataattgataaaattataTCATCAATGGCACCATCTATCTATGGCCATAGGGATATCAAAACTGCTGTCGCATGTTCATTATTTGGAGGTGTTCCAAAAAACGTTAATGGAAAACATTCCATTCGTGGTGATATCAATGTGTTATTATTAGGTGATCCAGGTACTGCCAAATCTCAAATCTTGAAATACGTCGAGAAAACAGCCCACAGAGCGGTCTTTGCGACCGGTCAAGGTGCTTCGGCTGTCGGTTTGACTGCGTCCGTTAGGAAAGATCCTATTACTAAAGAATGGACCTTAGAAGGTGGTGCGCTAGTGCTAGCTGATAAGGGTGTTTGTTTAATTGATGAATTCGATAAGATGAACGATCAAGATCGTACATCCATTCATGAAGCTATGGAACAGCAAAGTATTTCTATTTCTAAAGCTGGTATTGTTACCACACTACAAGCACGGTGTTCAATTATAGCTGCGGCAAATCCAAATGGTGGTAGATACAATTCAACGTTGCCTTTAGCTCAAAATGTTAGTTTAACTGAACCTATTCTTTCtagatttgatattttatGTGTTGTGAGAGATCttgttgatgaagaggCCGACGAGAGATTAGCTACGTTTGTTGTCGATTCTCACGTCAGATCTCATCCAGAAAACGATGAGGATCGAGAAGGTGAAGAGctcaaaaataatgacGAGTCGGCGATAGAACAAGGGGAACATGAAATAAATGAGCAAATTACTGCAAGGCAAAGAAGACTCCAAAGGCAAAGGAAGaaggaggaagaaattTCTCCAATTCCACAGGAACTATTGATGAAGTATATTCACTATGCTAGGACAAAAATCTACCCTAAATTGCACCAGATGGATATGGATAAAGTCAGTAGGGTATATGCGGACTTGAGAAGGGAAAGTATTTCTACAGGTTCATTTCCAATCACTGTTCGTCACTTAGAATCTATTCTAAGAATTGCAGAATCGTTTGCTAAAATGAGATTATCTGAATTCGTATCTTCCTATGATTTGGATAGAGCTATCAAAGTCGTAGTTGATTCCTTTGTTGATGCGCAAAAAGTCAGTGTTCGTCGCCAACTCCGCAGATCTTTTGCAATTTATACCTTGGGTCACTAA
- the LSM2 gene encoding Sm-like protein LSM2 (Lsm (Like Sm) protein~similar to YBL026W), with the protein MLFFSFFKTLVDQEVVVELKNDIEIKGTLQSVDQFLNLKLDNISCTDEKKYPHLGSVRNIFIRGSTVRYVYLNKNMVDTNLLQDATRREVMTERK; encoded by the exons atgcttttcttctcttttttcaagactTTAGTTGACCAAGAAGTGGTCGTAGAG TTAAAAAATGACATCGAAATAAAAGGTACCCTACAATCTGTCgaccaatttttgaacCTAAAACTAGACAACATATCATGCacagatgaaaaaaaatatccgCACTTAGGTTCCGTAAGGAATATCTTTATAAGAGGTTCCACAGTCAGGTACGTCTATTTGAATAAGAATATGGTAGATACGAATTTACTGCAAGACGCTACCAGAAGGGAGGTAATGactgaaagaaaataa